In a genomic window of Phyllostomus discolor isolate MPI-MPIP mPhyDis1 chromosome 5, mPhyDis1.pri.v3, whole genome shotgun sequence:
- the RSPO1 gene encoding R-spondin-1 produces the protein MRLGLCVVALVLSWMHLAAGSRGTKGKRQRRISAEGSQACAKGCELCSEVNGCLKCSPKLFILLERNDIRQVGVCLPSCPPGYFDARNPDVNKCIKCKIEHCEACFSHNFCTKCQESLYLHKGRCYLNCPEGSSAANGTMECSSPAQCEMSEWSPWGPCSKKKKLCGFRRGSEERTRRVLHAPGGDHAVCSDTKEIRRCTVRRTPCPEGQKRRKGGQGRRENANRNASRKESKEAGTGSRRRKGQQQQQQQQQQGTVGPLTSAGPT, from the exons ATGCGGCTTGGGCTGTGTGTGGTGGCCCTGGTTCTGAGCTGGATGCACCTCGCTGCCGGCAGCCGGGGGACcaaggggaagagacagaggcGGA TCAGTGCAGAGGGGAGCCAGGCCTGCGCCAAAGGCTGTGAGCTCTGCTCTGAGGTCAACGGCTGCCTCAAGTGCTCGCCCAAGCTGTTCATCCTGCTGGAGAGGAACGACATCCGCCAGGTGGGCGTCTGCTTGCCGTCCTGCCCCCCTGGATACTTCGATGCCCGCAACCCCGACGTGAACAAGTGCATCA AATGCAAGATCGAGCACTGCGAGGCCTGTTTCAGCCACAACTTCTGCACCAAGTGTCAGGAGAGCTTGTACCTGCACAAGGGCCGCTGCTACCTGAACTGTCCTGAGGGCTCCTCAGCGGCCAACGGCACCATGGAGTGCAGCAGCCCCG CTCAATGTGAAATGTCTGAGTGGTCCCCGTGGGGGCCGTGCTCCAAGAAGAAGAAGCTTTGTGGTTTCCGGAGGGGCTCTGAGGAGCGGACTCGACGAGTCCTCCACGCCCCTGGGGGCGACCATGCTGTCTGTTCCGACACCAAAGAGATCCGGAGGTGCACGGTGCGGAGGACGCCCTGTCCTGAGG ggcagaagaggaggaagggaggccaGGGCCGGCGGGAGAACGCCAACAGGAACGCCAGCAGGAAGGAGAGCAAGGAGGCGGGCACCGGCTCTCGAAGACGCaagggacagcagcagcagcagcagcagcagcaacaaggGACAGTGGGGCCACTCACATCTGCTGGGCCCACCTAG